In Bacillus thuringiensis, the DNA window GTACTAAATCATCTGTTAATGTAGGCTCTACTACATTCGCCATATTTCCACCTCCAAATATACTTAATATATCCTTATCATAACTTATTTTTCGAATTGCGAAAATATTATTTTTTCCCGCTATTATTCAAAAACATTATACTTCCATGATATACTTGTACTGATAGAATCCGTATTGAGGTGACGAAATGAGAGTCAAATGTATGATTTGTGATAAAAAAGATATGTTAGATGATGAAAATCCTATGGCAAAAAAACTGCGTAACCGCCCTATTCATACATATATGTGCATGGAATGTTCGGAACGAATTGCAGAACGTACGGTGGAACGTCATGCAAGTGGTAATTTCCGATTATATCGTGATAAAAAAGTCGAAGACGATTGGTAAAATGTAAATAAGTCCTTAATCATATAGATAAGGACTTATTTATATTTTTCAGGTTCACGATTCATTTGATCCAAAAAGCAATCAATAGCTTCTAATGGAAACCTGGCAGATTTTTTTTCTCCATTCATTTCATATGTAATCAAATACATTTCTTCGTTCTTTTGAACTTCCACATTTTTTAATTTATGT includes these proteins:
- a CDS encoding YlaI family protein: MRVKCMICDKKDMLDDENPMAKKLRNRPIHTYMCMECSERIAERTVERHASGNFRLYRDKKVEDDW